Proteins from one Polynucleobacter wuianus genomic window:
- the galU gene encoding UTP--glucose-1-phosphate uridylyltransferase GalU, with protein sequence MSLTTKIVTKAVFPVAGLGTRFLPATKASPKEMLNVVDKPLIQYAVEEAIAAGITEMIFVTGRSKRAIEDHFDKAYELEAELEAKNKQALLDIVRSVKPSHVDCVYVRQPEALGLGHAVLCAEKLVRDEPFAIILADDLLDGQPPVLKQMLNVFNQQNGSVIAVEKIDPAKSSSYGIVAGSEVAKGIYRLNGIVEKPQPKDAPSNLAVVGRYVLSSDIFKHIRQLKPGAGGEIQLTDAIATLLKEEPVFAYEYDGVRYDCGSKLGYLKASVEFALRHPEVSADFAAYLKSRSLT encoded by the coding sequence ATGTCATTGACTACCAAAATCGTTACGAAAGCAGTCTTCCCCGTTGCCGGTCTTGGCACACGTTTCTTGCCTGCTACCAAGGCGAGCCCAAAAGAGATGTTGAACGTAGTTGATAAGCCATTGATTCAGTACGCCGTAGAAGAGGCGATCGCAGCTGGCATTACTGAAATGATTTTCGTTACCGGTCGTAGCAAACGTGCCATTGAAGATCATTTTGATAAAGCATACGAGCTCGAGGCTGAACTCGAAGCCAAAAACAAACAGGCACTGTTAGATATAGTGCGTAGCGTAAAGCCCAGTCATGTGGATTGCGTCTACGTTCGTCAGCCTGAAGCTCTGGGTTTGGGTCACGCAGTCTTATGTGCGGAAAAATTAGTTCGCGATGAACCTTTTGCCATTATCTTGGCTGATGACCTGTTAGATGGACAGCCTCCAGTCCTCAAGCAAATGCTCAATGTGTTTAATCAGCAAAATGGATCTGTGATTGCAGTTGAAAAAATTGATCCAGCCAAAAGCAGCTCGTACGGTATCGTCGCCGGCTCAGAAGTAGCCAAAGGTATATATCGCTTGAACGGCATCGTAGAAAAACCCCAACCAAAAGATGCGCCTTCGAACTTAGCAGTAGTGGGACGCTACGTTTTATCCTCAGACATCTTCAAACATATTCGCCAGCTAAAGCCAGGTGCGGGTGGCGAGATCCAATTGACTGACGCAATTGCGACCTTGCTCAAAGAAGAGCCTGTATTTGCTTATGAATACGATGGTGTGCGCTATGACTGTGGCAGCAAACTTGGATACCTTAAGGCTTCTGTGGAATTTGCATTACGCCACCCAGAAGTATCTGCAGACTTTGCAGCGTACCTAAAGAGCCGCTCCTTAACTTAA
- a CDS encoding sulfurtransferase TusA family protein, which produces MAFNAEVDAIGMNCPLPILRTKKALATMQSGEVLKIKATDSGAARDFPAFAKQTGNELIASTTEGDVLVFFLKRR; this is translated from the coding sequence ATTGCATTTAATGCAGAAGTAGATGCCATCGGCATGAACTGCCCATTACCGATTCTTCGTACCAAGAAGGCTCTGGCAACAATGCAATCTGGTGAGGTTCTCAAAATCAAGGCAACCGATTCAGGTGCAGCGAGAGACTTTCCGGCATTTGCCAAGCAAACCGGCAATGAGTTGATTGCTAGTACCACCGAAGGTGATGTCTTGGTATTCTTTTTGAAGAGAAGGTAA
- the alaS gene encoding alanine--tRNA ligase, with protein MKVSQIRQAYLDFFAQKGHQIVPSSPVVPGDDPTLLFTNAGMNQFKDVFLGFDKRPYSRATTAQKCIRAGGKHNDLDNVGYTARHHTFFEMLGNFSFGDYFKKDAIQFAWDLLTQVFKLPKDKLLVTVYAEDDEAYAIWKDQIGVPAERIIRIGDNKGARYASDNFWMMGDTGPCGPCTEIFYDHGEHIPGGPPGSPEEDGDRFIEIWNNVFMQFNRDEAGVMHPLPKPSVDTGMGLERIAAVLQHVHSNYEIDLFVNLLKASKDAVDASGGENCDAASPSLKVIADHIRACSFIVLDGVIPGNAGRGYVLRRIARRAIRHGYKLGARKPFFYQLVPALVKEMGEAYPELRAAQDKVSEVLKQEEERFFQTIANGMEILDSALAGGAKVVDGETAFRLHDTFGFPLDLTADVCRERGVTVDAEGFEVAMQKQRHQARAAGKFKVAQGLDYKGEPTQFHGYDTLKHEGAKVTALYVDGSAVTSVKAGDAAVVVLDNTPFYAESGGQVGDKGELRNESARFSVDDTFKIQADVFGHQGELLEGELKVGDALNALVDVQQRTDTMRNHSATHILHKALREVLGDHVQQKGSLVDATKTRFDFTHNAPITAEQIRRIEDIVNAEILANTATSGKVMSLDDAQKTGAMMLFGEKYGDEVRVLEIGTSKELCGGTHVSRTGDIGSLKIVSEGGVAAGIRRVEAVTGSNALQFLQGLEDKINEAAAILKTHPGDLVNRVAQLQESLRQAERELEKVNSKLAASQGDELAGQAIDVNGLKVLAARLDGADAGVLRETMDALKTKLKTAAIVLASVQGDKVSLIAGVTADSIGKVKAGDLVSFVAQQVGGKGGGKPEMAMAGGNDPSKLGAALDAVRDWVATK; from the coding sequence ATGAAAGTCTCCCAAATCCGCCAGGCTTACCTGGATTTCTTTGCCCAAAAGGGCCACCAAATCGTCCCATCCAGCCCGGTAGTGCCGGGAGATGACCCAACCCTGCTTTTTACCAATGCAGGTATGAACCAGTTCAAGGACGTATTTTTAGGCTTTGATAAGCGTCCTTACAGTCGTGCCACGACCGCCCAAAAGTGCATCCGTGCCGGCGGAAAACACAATGACTTGGATAACGTGGGCTACACCGCCCGTCATCACACCTTTTTTGAAATGTTGGGTAATTTCTCATTTGGGGACTATTTCAAGAAGGACGCTATTCAGTTTGCCTGGGATTTATTGACCCAAGTATTTAAGTTGCCGAAGGATAAGCTGTTGGTCACTGTCTATGCCGAGGACGACGAAGCGTATGCCATTTGGAAAGATCAGATTGGCGTGCCTGCTGAGCGCATCATTCGTATTGGTGATAACAAAGGCGCGCGCTACGCTTCAGATAATTTTTGGATGATGGGTGACACTGGTCCATGTGGCCCCTGCACAGAAATTTTCTACGATCACGGTGAACACATTCCTGGCGGCCCTCCCGGCAGTCCAGAAGAAGATGGCGATCGTTTTATTGAAATCTGGAACAACGTGTTCATGCAATTCAACCGCGATGAAGCAGGGGTAATGCACCCACTGCCTAAGCCTAGCGTAGATACTGGCATGGGTTTAGAGCGGATCGCCGCTGTACTACAACATGTGCACTCCAATTATGAGATCGACCTCTTCGTCAATCTGCTTAAGGCTTCTAAGGATGCTGTGGATGCTTCTGGCGGCGAGAATTGCGATGCTGCAAGCCCTTCACTCAAGGTAATTGCTGATCATATTCGTGCCTGTAGTTTTATTGTGCTTGATGGCGTGATTCCAGGTAATGCTGGACGCGGTTATGTATTGCGTCGTATTGCACGTCGTGCGATTCGCCACGGTTACAAACTTGGTGCACGTAAACCATTCTTTTATCAATTGGTTCCCGCTCTTGTAAAAGAGATGGGTGAGGCTTATCCAGAATTACGTGCTGCACAAGATAAAGTGAGCGAAGTCCTTAAGCAAGAAGAAGAGCGCTTCTTCCAAACCATTGCCAATGGCATGGAAATTTTGGATAGCGCACTGGCGGGTGGTGCAAAGGTCGTTGATGGTGAAACTGCTTTCCGCTTGCACGACACTTTTGGTTTCCCATTAGATTTGACTGCAGATGTTTGTCGTGAACGTGGTGTGACTGTAGATGCTGAAGGTTTTGAAGTCGCCATGCAAAAGCAACGCCATCAGGCAAGAGCTGCAGGCAAGTTCAAGGTGGCTCAGGGCTTAGATTACAAGGGAGAGCCTACTCAGTTCCACGGCTACGACACACTGAAGCATGAGGGCGCCAAAGTGACAGCGCTCTACGTTGACGGCTCTGCAGTCACCTCAGTGAAGGCGGGCGATGCTGCGGTAGTTGTATTGGATAACACTCCTTTCTATGCTGAATCTGGTGGCCAGGTCGGGGATAAAGGCGAATTGCGTAATGAATCTGCCCGTTTTTCAGTGGATGACACCTTTAAGATTCAGGCAGATGTATTTGGCCATCAAGGTGAGTTGCTCGAAGGTGAGCTCAAGGTAGGCGATGCCTTAAATGCCTTGGTCGATGTCCAGCAAAGAACCGACACCATGCGTAACCATAGCGCTACGCATATTTTGCACAAAGCCTTACGAGAAGTCTTAGGCGATCATGTCCAGCAAAAAGGTTCCTTGGTAGATGCGACTAAGACCCGTTTTGACTTTACGCATAACGCTCCCATTACAGCGGAGCAGATTCGTCGCATTGAAGATATTGTGAATGCTGAGATTTTGGCTAACACGGCTACTTCTGGAAAAGTAATGTCCTTGGATGATGCGCAAAAGACTGGTGCCATGATGCTCTTCGGTGAGAAGTATGGTGATGAAGTGCGTGTTCTAGAAATCGGCACTTCCAAAGAATTATGTGGCGGTACTCATGTATCTCGCACTGGTGATATTGGTAGCTTGAAGATTGTTTCTGAAGGTGGTGTAGCCGCTGGTATTCGTCGTGTTGAGGCGGTGACTGGCAGCAACGCACTGCAATTCTTACAAGGTCTCGAAGACAAAATTAATGAAGCCGCAGCAATTCTCAAGACCCATCCTGGTGATTTGGTCAATCGTGTTGCGCAACTTCAAGAAAGCTTGCGTCAAGCAGAGCGTGAACTTGAAAAAGTCAATTCCAAATTAGCAGCTAGCCAGGGTGATGAATTAGCCGGTCAAGCGATTGATGTCAACGGCTTAAAGGTATTGGCGGCAAGATTGGATGGTGCTGATGCCGGTGTTCTGCGTGAAACTATGGATGCTCTCAAAACCAAGCTCAAGACTGCAGCCATTGTGTTGGCATCAGTTCAAGGTGATAAGGTGAGTTTGATTGCAGGCGTAACCGCTGACTCGATTGGTAAGGTAAAGGCAGGTGATTTGGTGAGCTTTGTTGCTCAGCAAGTGGGTGGTAAAGGTGGTGGTAAACCAGAGATGGCAATGGCTGGCGGCAACGACCCAAGCAAATTGGGCGCTGCCTTAGATGCAGTTAGGGATTGGGTGGCAACTAAATGA
- a CDS encoding tripartite tricarboxylate transporter TctB family protein: protein MKIRNQRDFGAGVMYMVIGLFFTIVATNYPMGTAAKMGPGYFPFFLGILMTLLGLFVLIRSLGAKAAIETIPKFNWRIIALITGSVVLYGILLPTMGFVVAVFVLVFMSASASHEFHWKGTLINATFLIVFTYSVFVLGLKLQFPLLPFFLQQ from the coding sequence TTGAAAATTCGCAATCAACGGGATTTTGGGGCGGGGGTCATGTATATGGTCATCGGCCTCTTCTTCACCATCGTGGCTACTAATTACCCCATGGGCACGGCTGCCAAAATGGGTCCTGGTTATTTCCCATTTTTCCTTGGCATCCTAATGACGTTATTAGGCTTGTTTGTACTAATTAGATCTCTCGGTGCAAAAGCTGCCATTGAAACAATTCCTAAATTCAACTGGAGAATCATTGCTCTCATTACGGGCTCAGTGGTTTTATACGGCATCCTCCTGCCAACAATGGGCTTTGTTGTAGCGGTATTTGTTTTGGTATTTATGTCAGCTAGCGCAAGTCACGAGTTCCACTGGAAGGGCACATTAATTAATGCAACCTTCCTCATTGTTTTCACTTACTCGGTATTTGTATTGGGTCTGAAATTGCAATTCCCATTACTACCTTTCTTCTTACAACAATAA